The following coding sequences are from one Microbacterium sp. SORGH_AS_0969 window:
- a CDS encoding MFS transporter: MSRVSGAVGRVRGSALGVTAGLIGWFVVVELASGILQGYYVPLLPNIVAHLGIRDADVNWFEAAQLLLSALVLPILAKLGDMFGHKRILLASAIATAAASWWLVFADSFTSFLLAWALQGFYVVWLPLEIALIFDRGRRLQRGVSRTRSAAGLLVVGLQAGAIIGALAAGRLFAATGGDLRLALAVPAVVVTLVCLVIWLGVPESERTSDPRRLDVGGFAILAGALLCVTGALSFVRLPEGPGPVAIGALLVAGVALGAIFVLFELRQPDPAVDIRVLRRPEMWPVQTTAFLVGISLLGAQGPLATYAGTDRALGYGLGLDATDRSNVIGVYLVSLIVGAVLFAVTSRRASPRAVLIGAAVLVGAGYALLLPLHVELWQVLMCLAIAGLGSGALVAAMPAAAAAAAPRGQTGVASALTNTTKTVGGTMSSAVFGVVLAAGAGSAVAATAAPLAGYLTVWSICAAGGFAAAVLLLFVPRVAFADRPEAEVDARAAQGDVS, encoded by the coding sequence ATGTCGCGCGTCTCCGGCGCGGTCGGCCGGGTGCGCGGGTCCGCGCTCGGGGTGACCGCGGGTCTCATCGGCTGGTTCGTCGTGGTCGAGCTCGCCAGCGGCATCCTGCAGGGGTACTACGTGCCGCTGCTGCCGAACATCGTCGCGCATCTCGGCATCCGCGATGCCGACGTCAACTGGTTCGAGGCCGCCCAGCTCCTGCTGTCGGCGCTCGTCCTCCCGATCCTCGCCAAGCTCGGCGACATGTTCGGGCACAAGCGCATCCTGCTCGCGTCCGCGATCGCGACCGCCGCGGCCAGCTGGTGGCTCGTCTTCGCCGACTCGTTCACGTCGTTCCTGCTCGCGTGGGCGCTGCAGGGGTTCTACGTCGTATGGCTGCCGCTCGAGATCGCCCTCATCTTCGACCGCGGCCGACGCCTCCAGCGCGGCGTCTCGCGCACCCGCAGCGCCGCGGGCCTGCTCGTCGTCGGCCTGCAAGCGGGCGCCATCATCGGCGCTCTCGCTGCCGGCCGCCTGTTCGCCGCGACGGGCGGAGACCTGCGACTCGCCCTCGCCGTCCCCGCGGTGGTGGTGACCCTCGTCTGCCTCGTCATCTGGCTGGGCGTTCCCGAGTCGGAGCGTACTTCCGACCCGCGGCGACTCGATGTCGGCGGCTTCGCGATCCTCGCGGGTGCACTCCTGTGCGTCACGGGCGCCCTCTCGTTCGTCCGGCTGCCGGAGGGGCCCGGACCCGTCGCGATCGGTGCGCTCCTCGTCGCGGGCGTCGCACTCGGCGCGATCTTCGTCTTGTTCGAGCTGCGTCAGCCCGATCCGGCGGTCGACATCCGCGTCCTCCGTCGCCCCGAGATGTGGCCGGTGCAGACGACCGCCTTCCTCGTCGGCATCAGCCTGCTCGGCGCGCAGGGCCCCCTCGCCACGTACGCCGGAACCGACCGGGCGCTCGGGTACGGACTGGGATTGGATGCCACCGACCGCTCGAACGTGATCGGTGTCTACCTCGTCTCGCTCATCGTGGGGGCCGTGCTGTTCGCCGTGACCTCGCGCCGCGCGAGTCCGCGGGCGGTGCTGATCGGCGCGGCGGTCCTCGTCGGTGCGGGATACGCGTTGCTCCTCCCCCTGCACGTCGAGCTGTGGCAGGTGCTGATGTGCCTCGCGATCGCCGGGCTCGGCTCGGGAGCGCTCGTCGCGGCGATGCCCGCGGCAGCCGCCGCCGCCGCACCGCGCGGGCAGACGGGTGTGGCATCCGCTCTCACGAACACGACGAAGACCGTGGGCGGAACGATGTCGTCCGCGGTGTTCGGGGTGGTGCTGGCGGCCGGGGCGGGCTCGGCGGTGGCGGCGACGGCCGCTCCCCTCGCGGGTTACCTGACCGTGTGGTCGATCTGCGCCGCCGGCGGGTTCGCCGCGGCGGTGCTGCTGCTCTTCGTCCCCCGCGTCGCGTTCGCCGACCGCCCCGAGGCCGAGGTGGATGCGCGCGCCGCGCAGGGCGACGTGAGCTGA
- a CDS encoding SDR family oxidoreductase, translated as MTRRAVVTGASSGIGEATARLLRARGWDVVGVARRADRLAALEAETGVVARAADLTDADDVAALSAWLDETGGVDALVHVAGGARGSDRVEDGDPDDWRWMFEANVLSSQRLVASLLPSLRRAADAAGHADLLFVTSTAAQTAYPGGGGYNAAKAGESMLVHALRQELNGEPLRVIEIAPGMVRTEEFTLNRLGGDRDAAEKLYEGVEAPLVADDVADVIAYALDAPGHVNLDLVTVRPVAQSAQHLLARGPLRTR; from the coding sequence ATGACGCGACGCGCAGTGGTGACCGGGGCCAGTTCGGGTATCGGAGAGGCGACCGCACGCCTCCTGCGCGCGCGGGGGTGGGACGTCGTGGGTGTCGCCCGCCGCGCCGACCGGCTCGCGGCTCTCGAAGCGGAGACGGGGGTCGTCGCTCGCGCGGCCGACCTGACCGACGCCGACGACGTCGCCGCCTTGAGCGCCTGGCTCGACGAGACCGGCGGGGTCGACGCCCTCGTGCACGTCGCGGGCGGAGCGCGCGGCAGTGACCGGGTCGAAGACGGCGACCCGGACGACTGGCGCTGGATGTTCGAGGCCAACGTGCTCTCGTCGCAGCGGCTCGTGGCATCCCTCCTGCCTTCGCTGCGCCGCGCCGCCGACGCCGCCGGGCACGCCGACCTGCTCTTCGTCACCTCGACCGCCGCCCAGACCGCGTACCCCGGTGGCGGCGGGTACAACGCCGCGAAGGCCGGCGAATCCATGCTCGTGCACGCGCTCCGGCAGGAGCTGAACGGCGAGCCGCTCCGCGTCATCGAGATCGCGCCGGGCATGGTCCGCACCGAGGAGTTCACGCTCAACCGGCTGGGCGGCGACAGGGATGCCGCCGAAAAGCTCTACGAGGGCGTCGAGGCGCCGCTCGTGGCCGACGACGTCGCCGACGTGATCGCGTACGCCCTCGACGCGCCGGGTCACGTGAACCTCGACCTCGTGACCGTGCGGCCGGTGGCGCAGTCGGCGCAGCACCTCCTCGCGCGCGGGCCATTGCGTACGCGGTGA
- a CDS encoding bifunctional o-acetylhomoserine/o-acetylserine sulfhydrylase → MSAPENWRFETKQIHTGAQPDPVTKARATPIYQTTSYVFDNADHAANLFALAEFGNIYTRIQNPTQDVVEQRVAGLEGGTGALLVASGQAAETFAVLNIAQAGDHIVSSSSIYGGTYNLFKYTLAKLGIETTFVENQDDAEEWRAAVRPNTKLFFAETIGNPKINVLDIRTVADVAHEAGVPLIVDNTIATPYLIRPFEHGADIIVHSATKFLGGHGTTIGGVIVDGGRFPWSEHSERFPGLTTPDPSYHGAVYTQAVGDGLAYIIKARVQLLRDLGASISPQSAWQLIQGIETLSLRVERHVQNAQEIAEWLESHDDVASVNYSGLPTSPWYAAANNYAPKGVGAVLSFELKGGVEAGREFVNSLNLFSHLANIGDVRSLVIHPASTTHSQLTPEQQLTAGVTPGLVRLSVGLENIDDLKADLDQALAAARRLSEAARA, encoded by the coding sequence ATGTCGGCACCCGAGAACTGGCGTTTCGAGACCAAGCAGATCCACACGGGCGCCCAGCCCGACCCGGTGACGAAGGCCCGCGCCACCCCGATCTACCAGACCACGTCGTACGTGTTCGACAACGCCGACCACGCGGCGAACCTGTTCGCGCTGGCCGAGTTCGGCAACATCTACACGCGCATCCAGAACCCCACGCAAGACGTCGTCGAGCAGCGCGTCGCGGGCCTCGAGGGCGGCACCGGCGCCCTCCTCGTCGCCAGCGGCCAGGCAGCCGAGACGTTCGCCGTGCTCAACATCGCGCAGGCCGGCGACCACATCGTGTCGTCGAGCTCGATCTACGGCGGCACGTACAACCTCTTCAAGTACACCCTCGCCAAGCTCGGCATCGAGACGACCTTCGTCGAGAACCAGGACGACGCCGAAGAGTGGCGCGCCGCTGTCCGTCCGAACACGAAGCTGTTCTTCGCCGAGACGATCGGCAACCCGAAGATCAACGTGCTCGACATCCGCACGGTCGCCGACGTCGCGCACGAGGCCGGCGTCCCCCTCATCGTCGACAACACGATCGCGACGCCGTACCTCATCCGTCCCTTCGAGCACGGGGCCGACATCATCGTGCACTCGGCGACGAAGTTCCTCGGCGGGCACGGCACCACCATCGGCGGCGTCATCGTCGACGGCGGCCGCTTCCCGTGGTCGGAGCACTCCGAGCGCTTCCCGGGCCTGACCACGCCCGACCCCTCGTACCACGGAGCGGTCTACACGCAGGCGGTCGGCGACGGCCTGGCCTACATCATCAAGGCGCGCGTGCAGCTGCTGCGCGACCTCGGTGCCTCGATCTCGCCGCAGAGCGCGTGGCAGCTCATCCAGGGCATCGAGACCCTGTCGCTGCGCGTCGAGCGTCATGTGCAGAACGCGCAAGAGATCGCGGAGTGGCTCGAGAGCCACGACGATGTCGCGAGCGTCAACTACTCGGGTCTGCCCACCTCGCCCTGGTACGCCGCCGCGAACAACTACGCCCCCAAGGGCGTCGGCGCCGTGCTGTCGTTCGAGCTCAAGGGCGGCGTCGAGGCGGGTCGCGAGTTCGTCAACTCGCTGAACCTCTTCAGCCACCTCGCGAACATCGGCGACGTGCGCTCGCTCGTCATCCACCCCGCGTCGACCACGCACTCGCAGCTCACCCCCGAGCAGCAGCTGACCGCGGGCGTGACCCCCGGTCTCGTGCGCCTGTCGGTGGGTCTCGAGAACATCGACGACCTCAAGGCCGACCTCGACCAGGCCCTCGCCGCCGCGCGCCGCCTGTCGGAGGCCGCTCGCGCCTGA
- a CDS encoding SDR family NAD(P)-dependent oxidoreductase yields MATFLLIAASSDIGRATTTRLRDAGHRVLTTARDSSVIEPDFVLDATDFDAVDRVVREAGELDGIAVFAGSMLLKPAHLISREQYDGLIAASLTTAFAAVRAAGAHLRGGGAVVLVSSAAALAGLPNHDGIAAAKAGVIGLTLSAAASYAAHGLRVNAVAPGLVQTRLTEKLTSSDLSRKVSEVMHPLGRLGEPDDVARAVEFLLSPENAWMTGQVLGVDGGLGSLRPRQKV; encoded by the coding sequence ATGGCGACCTTCCTCCTCATCGCGGCGTCGAGCGACATCGGCCGCGCGACCACGACGCGACTGCGCGACGCGGGCCACCGCGTCCTGACCACGGCACGGGACTCTTCGGTCATCGAGCCCGACTTCGTCCTGGATGCCACCGACTTCGACGCCGTCGACCGGGTGGTGCGCGAGGCGGGCGAGCTCGACGGCATCGCGGTGTTCGCGGGATCGATGCTGCTCAAGCCCGCGCACCTGATCTCGCGCGAACAGTACGACGGCCTGATCGCCGCGTCGCTGACGACCGCGTTCGCCGCGGTCCGAGCCGCGGGGGCCCACCTGCGCGGCGGCGGGGCGGTCGTGCTGGTCTCGTCGGCGGCGGCGCTCGCGGGGCTTCCGAACCACGACGGGATCGCGGCGGCCAAGGCCGGGGTGATCGGGCTGACGCTGTCGGCCGCGGCGAGCTACGCGGCCCACGGTCTGCGGGTGAACGCGGTCGCCCCCGGCCTCGTCCAGACGCGCTTGACCGAGAAGCTCACCTCGAGCGACCTGTCGCGGAAGGTGTCGGAGGTGATGCACCCGCTGGGCCGCCTCGGCGAGCCGGATGACGTCGCCCGTGCGGTGGAATTCTTGCTGTCGCCCGAGAACGCCTGGATGACCGGCCAGGTGCTCGGCGTCGACGGGGGTCTCGGGAGCCTCCGGCCGCGGCAGAAGGTGTGA
- a CDS encoding DUF4259 domain-containing protein: MGTWSAKPFGNDSAADWAYELDDASDWSVVSDALRVATESAPADLDSDDAVTAIAAAEVVARGRGRVTDSAESVEAFVARVSPPSAELVDLAASALAVATSGEGELADLWEGDPEWLAENERLRAALTTD, from the coding sequence ATGGGGACATGGAGCGCGAAACCGTTCGGAAACGACAGTGCCGCCGACTGGGCGTACGAGCTCGACGACGCGAGCGACTGGAGCGTCGTGAGCGACGCCCTGCGCGTCGCGACGGAGTCGGCGCCGGCAGACCTCGACTCCGACGACGCGGTGACGGCGATCGCCGCGGCAGAGGTCGTGGCGCGGGGCCGGGGGCGGGTGACGGACTCCGCCGAGAGCGTCGAGGCGTTCGTGGCGCGGGTGTCGCCGCCGTCTGCCGAGCTGGTGGACCTCGCCGCCTCGGCGCTCGCCGTCGCGACGTCCGGCGAGGGCGAGCTCGCTGATCTGTGGGAGGGCGATCCCGAGTGGCTCGCCGAGAACGAGAGGCTGCGCGCGGCGCTCACCACCGACTGA